Within Nosocomiicoccus ampullae, the genomic segment TTGGAGTAGTAATTTGAAGGTGAAAGGTTGCGTGATCTTTGATGTCAGTTAAAGGGTTACTCTTTAAGAGAAAACAAAAGTTAAATTCTAAAAATGCATCTAAATCATGTGATTTACTTAAAAAAAGAAAAGAATTAAAAAAACAAATTAACAATAACATGTTAACTTAAAACGCGATCACTTTAGTGATCGCGTTTTTTTAATATTTATTAAATGGTTTTAAATTTTTATAAGTTTCATTTAAGAAGCTTTCGTATTTTGAAGTACCGTCATCTTTAAAATATTGTTTATGTTTTAAAGAGTCTGGTAAATATTGTTGTTTGACGATGTTGTTGTTATAGTCGTGTGGGTTTTTATAACCAATTGAGTTACCGAGTTCTTTTGCTCCTTTATAGTGTCCGTCTTTTAAATGTTTTGGGACAACACCGATATGACCTTTTCTTATATCACTAAGTGCGTTATCGATACTTTTAATTGTCGTATTTGATTTTGGAGATAACGCTAAATCAATAACGGCCATAGATAATGGAATTCTCGCTTCTGGAAATCCGAGGCGTTCAGCTGCAATTATCGCATCTAACGTTCTACCTGGAAGCTGAGGATTACTAAGTCCAATATCCTCATAACTGATCACGAGCAAGCGTCTTGCAATTGTGACGAGGTCTCCAGCTTCAATAAGTCTACCGAGATAATGAAGGGCCGCATCAACGTCACTTCCGCGAATAGACTTTTGAAACGCACTCATCACATCGTAATGCTCATCTCCATCTTTGTCGTGTATAAATTGACTCTGTTGCATCGTATCTCTTGCATCTTCTAACGTGACATGAATAGAATCTTTCGTATCACTTAATACTGCAAGTTCTAAACCGTTTAACGCACTTCTAATATCTCCATTTGAAGCTTTCACAAAATGTTCTAACGCGTCATCATCGAGCGTAATATCTTTACTAACAAGCCCACGGTCTTTATCTTCTAATGCGCGAGTAATTCCTGTTTTAATATCGTCTTCTTTCAATGGATGTAATTCAAAAATTTGTGTTCTCGAACGAATGGCTGGGTTAATTGCATGATAAGGGTTTGATGTTGTTGCACCGATTAACACGATTTTTCCACTTTCTAAATGCGGGAGTAGAAAGTCCTGCTTTGCTTTATCGAGACGATGGATCTCATCGAGCATTAATATCACACTACCACTCATATCTGCTTCTAATATAATTTTTTCAATATCTTTTTTAGAACTCGATACAGCATTTAACGTTCTAAACTTATATTTTGAACTACCAGCTAACGCACTGGCGATACTCGTTTTACCAATACCAGGTGGTCCATAAAGTATCATTGATTGTAATCTTTTCGCTTGGACCATACGTCTAATAATTCCTTTTTCCCCAACGAGATGATCTTGTCCGAGTACTTCATCAATATTTTTTGGACGCATGCGAAAACTTAAAGGTTCATTTGACATTAGATTTTTCACCAACTTTTTCGTTATGCTATTATATATACTATATAACAAAAGTGCATCTGAGGTGAAGAAGTGAATATATCAACAAAAGGCCGCTATGGTTTATATTTTATGAATGTACTCGCTATAGAGTACGGAGTTAGAAAACGCTCTGTAAAATCAATTGCAAACGAACGTGGAGTGAGTGACTTATATTTAGAGCAAATCGTTGCGTGTTTAAGAAGAGCAAATCTTGTAAAAAGTACACGCGGTGCATATGGAGGGTATGAGTTAAATTATCCACCAGATGAAATTACAGTACTCGATGTTTTTAAAGCAGTTGGTGAAAATATCGTAGCAATCGAATTAGATGATAAAGATACAAAAAATGAAAGATTTTTATGGAGAAGAATTAGAGATGGAATAAGTGACGTGATTGCTCATACGACACTTTATGATTTAATTAGTCAGCCAGATGAATTTGATGATTATATGTTTTATATTTAAAAAAACCTCCCAATAAAGGGAGGTCGTCACATTCGTCCGCTTTTAAATATCGTAAATATGAGCCAACTAAACATTGCGATGGCGAGTATAGAACCTATCTCTATTACTGGAAGTTTAAATAATATAGAACCTTGTCCGAGCACAGAAGATCCAATAATAATTCCTGCCATTAAAATTGACAGAGATAATAATACAATTGAGAAAGAAATTCTATTTATCGTACGATCTAGATGGCGTGCGATATTTTTTTCTTGTTTTAACCCAAGCATCACTGGAAGATGTTTTTCACCTAGACCTTTAGAGAACTGGTGTAAATTTTGCAGTGATTCCTCAATTAAGGTCGTGAGTAGTACCCAGTCAGAAAGTTTATTTTCTGCGATGTTTTTCGGGTTTAGTCGTTTAATGAGTAAACTTTTACCAAACGGTTCAGCAACTGTTAAGATGCTGTAATTTTTGTCTAGCATTTCAATATTTCCTTCTAAAGTAATGAGTGTTTTAGCGAGTAGAGTGAAGTCTTTTGGTAAGTGAATATGATATTTATTCGTAATTGAAAATAAATCTCTAACTGCGTCGCTAAACTCTAAATCCTTAAGTGGTATATCGTAATACTTATCTTGCATAAGTTCAGCTTCTTTATATAACTCATTTACATCGACACCGTCTGGAACAACGCCCATTTGTACAATTGATCGAACGACTTTTTTAGAATTTTTTTGCATTAATCCAATAAGTAAACTACCAAAGTTTTGTTTGATATCTTCAGTTAGCTTTCCAACCATTCCAAAGTCAATAAAGCCAACTTTACCTTCATTAGTAACGACAATATTACCTGGATGAATATCTGCGTGGAAAAATCCATGTTCAAAAATTTGAGTAAATAAAGTACGCGCTAACGTATCAGCGATGTGATAACGGTCGTATCCTTTTTCATCGAGTAGTTTTGTACTACGTATTGAATATCCATCAAAATATTCCATTGTGAGAATCGTCTTATTTGATAACGTGGCATAAACGTGTGGAAATGCAACAGTATCATTTCCTTTAAATTGACGTTTAATACGGTTAATATTTCTTGCTTCTATTGTATAGTCCATCTCTTGAATAATCGCTTGAGATAATTCTTCAACAATGTCTGTTACTTGATATTGTTTTGCCCAGTTAAAATTATTTTCAGCAACTTGAGCAATAGTTGACAAAATTTCTAAATCTGTACGGATATTTCTTTCGATATTTGGTCGCTGAACTTTTATCGCAACGACTTCTCCAGTTTTTAACACCGCACGGTGGACTTGCCCAATTGATGCAGAACCGAGAGGTTCATCTTCAAATATTAAAAATGTATCTTCAATATTTATATCTAGATTCGTCTCTATTAACTCTTTTGCGATGTCGCTAGAAAAAGGCGGCACTTCACTTTGAAGCTTCTCTAATTCTTTAATAAATGATTCAGGTAAAATATCTCCTCGTGTACTCGCAATTTGTCCGAGTTTCACATATGCTGGACCCGCTTCTTCTAAAAATATTCGAATACGTTCAGCGATTGTTTTATCTTCTTGTTGTGGTGTTTTATTAAATAGTCGTCTTGGCAAGCTAAGTAAATTATCTAATCCACTTTCTTCGATAATAAAGCCGAGTCCACTTTTAGAAAAGAGGATCGCAATTTCTCTAAAGCGGTTAATATATTTAATTTGATTTCGTATCATAGAGTATCCTTCCAATCTTAATCAAGATGATGAAACGATCAAAAAGTGCTAAAATAATATTTAAAGATTTTATAAGTGAAGATAGGTGAAAATATTGCGTGAATTGTTGTTTGTTATTGCACCCATTTTAATTATTCAAGTCATATTCTTTAGTGGTCTAATTTACTTTATTTTAACAAAAAGAAAGCAATAAGGGAGACTGTACCGAACCCATAAATCCGGACATTC encodes:
- a CDS encoding ABC1 kinase family protein — protein: MIRNQIKYINRFREIAILFSKSGLGFIIEESGLDNLLSLPRRLFNKTPQQEDKTIAERIRIFLEEAGPAYVKLGQIASTRGDILPESFIKELEKLQSEVPPFSSDIAKELIETNLDINIEDTFLIFEDEPLGSASIGQVHRAVLKTGEVVAIKVQRPNIERNIRTDLEILSTIAQVAENNFNWAKQYQVTDIVEELSQAIIQEMDYTIEARNINRIKRQFKGNDTVAFPHVYATLSNKTILTMEYFDGYSIRSTKLLDEKGYDRYHIADTLARTLFTQIFEHGFFHADIHPGNIVVTNEGKVGFIDFGMVGKLTEDIKQNFGSLLIGLMQKNSKKVVRSIVQMGVVPDGVDVNELYKEAELMQDKYYDIPLKDLEFSDAVRDLFSITNKYHIHLPKDFTLLAKTLITLEGNIEMLDKNYSILTVAEPFGKSLLIKRLNPKNIAENKLSDWVLLTTLIEESLQNLHQFSKGLGEKHLPVMLGLKQEKNIARHLDRTINRISFSIVLLSLSILMAGIIIGSSVLGQGSILFKLPVIEIGSILAIAMFSWLIFTIFKSGRM
- a CDS encoding replication-associated recombination protein A; translation: MSNEPLSFRMRPKNIDEVLGQDHLVGEKGIIRRMVQAKRLQSMILYGPPGIGKTSIASALAGSSKYKFRTLNAVSSSKKDIEKIILEADMSGSVILMLDEIHRLDKAKQDFLLPHLESGKIVLIGATTSNPYHAINPAIRSRTQIFELHPLKEDDIKTGITRALEDKDRGLVSKDITLDDDALEHFVKASNGDIRSALNGLELAVLSDTKDSIHVTLEDARDTMQQSQFIHDKDGDEHYDVMSAFQKSIRGSDVDAALHYLGRLIEAGDLVTIARRLLVISYEDIGLSNPQLPGRTLDAIIAAERLGFPEARIPLSMAVIDLALSPKSNTTIKSIDNALSDIRKGHIGVVPKHLKDGHYKGAKELGNSIGYKNPHDYNNNIVKQQYLPDSLKHKQYFKDDGTSKYESFLNETYKNLKPFNKY
- a CDS encoding RrF2 family transcriptional regulator is translated as MNISTKGRYGLYFMNVLAIEYGVRKRSVKSIANERGVSDLYLEQIVACLRRANLVKSTRGAYGGYELNYPPDEITVLDVFKAVGENIVAIELDDKDTKNERFLWRRIRDGISDVIAHTTLYDLISQPDEFDDYMFYI